A single window of Selenomonas sputigena DNA harbors:
- a CDS encoding IreB family regulatory phosphoprotein, which translates to MVSDETMMFRFGAEENKAEVIIREACEAMEEKGYNPINQLVGYLLSGDPAYVTSYKEARSKVRKLERDELLEELVHFYIEAHREKKA; encoded by the coding sequence ATGGTCAGCGATGAAACGATGATGTTCCGCTTTGGCGCGGAAGAAAACAAGGCTGAGGTCATCATTCGCGAAGCCTGCGAAGCGATGGAAGAAAAGGGCTACAATCCGATCAACCAACTTGTCGGATACCTTCTTTCCGGCGATCCTGCCTATGTGACGAGCTACAAAGAAGCGCGCAGCAAGGTACGAAAGCTGGAGCGCGACGAGCTTTTGGAAGAGCTCGTGCATTTCTATATCGAGGCGCATCGGGAGAAGAAGGCGTGA
- the ruvX gene encoding Holliday junction resolvase RuvX yields the protein MKKRVLALDVGDRTIGVAASDALGLTAQGVETIRRKSWDKDFARLKELMELYETDTFIVGLPKNMNGTQGERCDVVRDFAQRLQKKFKGSQVVFWDERLSTVAAERSLIAADVSRAKRRKVIDKMAAVFILQGYLDNLGMRVGAVPEEK from the coding sequence GTGAAGAAGCGAGTTCTTGCGCTCGACGTCGGCGACCGTACGATCGGCGTCGCCGCAAGCGATGCGCTCGGTCTCACGGCGCAAGGCGTCGAGACGATTCGGCGCAAGTCGTGGGACAAGGATTTTGCGCGTCTCAAGGAACTGATGGAGCTTTACGAGACGGACACCTTCATCGTCGGCTTGCCGAAGAACATGAACGGCACGCAGGGCGAGCGCTGCGATGTCGTGCGCGACTTCGCACAGAGACTGCAGAAGAAGTTCAAGGGCAGCCAGGTCGTCTTTTGGGACGAGCGGCTTTCGACCGTGGCGGCGGAGCGCTCGCTGATCGCGGCCGACGTGAGCCGCGCCAAGCGGCGCAAGGTCATAGACAAGATGGCGGCCGTGTTCATCTTGCAGGGATATTTGGACAATCTAGGGATGCGCGTCGGCGCAGTCCCAGAAGAGAAATGA
- a CDS encoding DUF1292 domain-containing protein codes for MSDKEKEILDEDADVIVEMTDEEGNSYYYREEMIIPVGDDKFALLIGIHDEEEEEEHAHSCGCGCGEHDEDVLIAKVVMGDDGEEEYVEPTDEEFDAVQRAYDALMDDEEED; via the coding sequence ATGTCGGATAAGGAAAAAGAAATTCTGGACGAGGATGCGGACGTCATTGTCGAGATGACGGACGAAGAGGGAAACAGCTACTATTACCGCGAGGAAATGATCATCCCTGTCGGTGATGACAAATTCGCGCTGCTCATCGGCATCCATGACGAGGAAGAGGAAGAGGAGCATGCGCACAGCTGTGGCTGTGGCTGCGGCGAGCACGATGAGGATGTCCTCATCGCCAAGGTCGTCATGGGCGATGATGGTGAAGAGGAATACGTCGAGCCTACGGACGAGGAATTTGACGCCGTGCAGCGTGCTTATGATGCGCTGATGGATGACGAAGAGGAAGACTGA
- the mltG gene encoding endolytic transglycosylase MltG, producing the protein MEGDVFLRLPDFLAPWVERFKGMLSDSPEKDQAGKSLGTVALAYLGKALALFLVCVVWVQEIFLSWAKSLSFEELRRFPPEDWTGYMKKYILPPALLFFLLLGLFSYALSPATPVSEEQRDVYVTVRTGMSADDVAGMLEKRGVIRSRFKFWLAAKMNGADGAFKVGTYALHTNMEPRDVLQALVEGQTVQVRFTIPEGFTVEDIAKRLDAKGIVKKEEFLKAAKHYAPYDYIEKNDKARYYAEGFLFPDTYEVDGDITVDGILSMMSRDFDQRLTRKMRERAKEENLSIYELIILASLVEKEARYEEDRAIIAQVLLKRLAIGMPLQSDATLQYLLDAPKEDVTLKDTEMDSPYNTYQHRGLPPGPVANPGTASIEAVLWPAKTDYLYFVADREGHNYYSHTYEEHDAIVQKVR; encoded by the coding sequence ATGGAAGGGGATGTTTTTTTGCGGCTGCCGGATTTTCTTGCGCCATGGGTCGAGCGCTTCAAGGGGATGCTTTCTGATTCACCTGAGAAAGATCAAGCGGGAAAGAGTCTCGGAACTGTGGCTTTGGCATATCTTGGCAAGGCTCTGGCGCTTTTCCTCGTCTGCGTGGTTTGGGTGCAGGAAATATTCCTTTCGTGGGCGAAGAGTCTTTCCTTCGAGGAACTGCGCCGCTTTCCGCCGGAAGATTGGACGGGATATATGAAAAAGTACATTTTGCCGCCTGCGCTTCTTTTTTTCTTGCTGCTCGGGCTCTTTTCTTACGCTCTTTCGCCGGCGACGCCTGTCTCAGAGGAGCAGAGGGACGTCTATGTCACGGTTCGCACAGGCATGAGCGCCGATGATGTGGCAGGAATGCTCGAAAAGCGCGGCGTCATACGCAGCCGCTTCAAGTTCTGGCTGGCGGCGAAGATGAACGGCGCGGACGGCGCTTTCAAGGTCGGCACGTATGCGCTCCATACGAACATGGAGCCGCGCGATGTGCTGCAGGCCTTGGTCGAAGGACAGACGGTGCAGGTGCGCTTTACGATTCCCGAGGGCTTCACCGTCGAGGACATCGCCAAGCGCCTCGATGCGAAGGGCATCGTGAAGAAGGAGGAGTTCCTGAAGGCGGCGAAGCATTATGCGCCCTACGATTATATAGAAAAGAACGATAAGGCGCGCTACTATGCTGAGGGTTTTCTTTTCCCCGATACGTATGAGGTCGACGGCGACATCACGGTCGACGGCATCCTCTCGATGATGTCGCGCGATTTTGACCAACGGCTCACGCGAAAGATGCGCGAGCGTGCGAAGGAGGAAAACTTGAGCATCTATGAGCTGATCATTCTCGCTTCGCTCGTGGAGAAGGAGGCGCGCTACGAGGAAGACCGCGCAATCATCGCGCAGGTTCTCTTGAAGCGGCTCGCCATCGGTATGCCGCTGCAGTCAGATGCGACACTGCAGTACCTGCTCGATGCACCGAAGGAGGATGTGACGCTCAAGGACACGGAGATGGATTCGCCGTACAACACCTACCAGCACCGAGGCCTGCCGCCCGGCCCCGTCGCCAATCCCGGCACGGCGTCCATCGAGGCTGTGCTCTGGCCGGCGAAGACAGACTACCTCTATTTCGTCGCGGACAGGGAGGGGCATAACTATTATTCCCATACATACGAGGAGCACGACGCCATCGTGCAGAAGGTGCGCTAG
- a CDS encoding peptidase U32 family protein, whose protein sequence is MKKPELLSPAGNLEKLKMALIYGADAVYLGGKSFGLRAFGGNFSEAEMEEGVRFAHALGRKVYVTLNIFAHNADLERLPAYLSFLAEIHVDGLLVSDLGVFSLAREFAPSVPLHISTQANNTNWATVDAWQKLGAERVVLARELSRAEIAAIRAHSTVELEMFVHGAMCISYSGRCLLSSYLTGRDANRGACAQACRWRYGLVEESRPGEVFPIEEDERGTYIMNSKDLCLLPFLPELCDMGLDSLKIEGRMKSVHYAASVTKVYREAIDAAYDEGRTFHLRDSWLEELQKVSHRIYTSGFFDHVPDGGDQIYASASYEQTADFIGLVRHYDERTRMATVEQRNNMKVGQEIEVFQPTRETFCQRMAEMRDEAGEPISTAAHAQQIVRMHMEQPVEEYAILRRRREKG, encoded by the coding sequence ATGAAAAAGCCGGAGCTTCTTTCTCCCGCGGGCAACTTGGAGAAGCTCAAGATGGCGCTCATCTATGGTGCGGATGCCGTATATCTGGGCGGCAAGAGCTTCGGACTGCGCGCTTTCGGCGGCAACTTCAGCGAGGCGGAGATGGAAGAAGGCGTGCGTTTTGCCCATGCGCTTGGCAGAAAGGTCTATGTGACGCTCAATATCTTCGCACACAATGCGGATTTGGAGAGGCTTCCGGCGTACCTTTCCTTCCTCGCTGAGATTCATGTCGACGGACTGCTCGTCTCCGACCTTGGCGTTTTCTCGCTTGCGCGTGAGTTTGCTCCCTCTGTGCCGCTTCATATCAGTACGCAGGCGAACAATACGAATTGGGCAACGGTCGACGCTTGGCAGAAACTCGGCGCTGAGCGCGTCGTGCTTGCACGCGAGCTCTCGCGTGCCGAGATCGCCGCGATCCGTGCGCATTCTACGGTTGAGTTGGAGATGTTCGTGCACGGCGCGATGTGCATATCGTATTCGGGGCGCTGCCTCCTGAGCAGCTACCTCACGGGGCGCGATGCGAATCGCGGCGCGTGTGCGCAGGCATGCCGCTGGCGCTACGGGCTTGTGGAGGAGAGTCGTCCCGGCGAGGTTTTCCCCATTGAGGAGGACGAGCGCGGCACCTACATCATGAATTCCAAGGACTTGTGCCTCTTGCCTTTTTTGCCTGAGCTTTGCGACATGGGACTCGACAGCTTGAAGATCGAGGGGCGCATGAAGAGCGTCCACTATGCGGCGAGCGTCACAAAGGTCTACCGCGAGGCGATCGACGCCGCCTATGATGAGGGGCGGACGTTCCATCTGCGCGATTCTTGGCTCGAAGAGCTGCAGAAGGTATCGCACCGCATCTACACGAGCGGCTTCTTCGATCATGTGCCCGATGGGGGCGACCAGATCTATGCGAGCGCTTCGTACGAGCAGACGGCGGATTTCATCGGACTCGTGCGCCATTACGATGAAAGGACGCGCATGGCGACGGTCGAGCAGCGCAACAACATGAAGGTCGGACAGGAGATCGAAGTGTTCCAGCCCACGCGCGAGACGTTCTGCCAGCGCATGGCAGAGATGAGGGATGAGGCGGGCGAGCCTATTTCGACGGCAGCTCACGCGCAGCAGATCGTGCGTATGCACATGGAGCAGCCCGTTGAGGAGTATGCCATCCTGCGCCGCCGCAGGGAGAAAGGGTGA
- a CDS encoding acylphosphatase: MEKENVRFFARAEGRVQGVGFRFFVQQNALELGLCGWVRNMEDGSVTMEVQGQAEAVEALWNRIWQGNGYIRVSGLVTEARETADEQDFVIRY, translated from the coding sequence ATGGAAAAGGAAAATGTGCGCTTCTTTGCCAGAGCCGAGGGGCGCGTGCAGGGCGTCGGCTTTCGCTTCTTCGTGCAGCAGAATGCGCTGGAGCTTGGCCTTTGCGGCTGGGTGCGCAACATGGAGGACGGTTCCGTCACGATGGAGGTGCAGGGTCAAGCCGAGGCTGTCGAGGCGCTTTGGAACAGGATTTGGCAGGGCAACGGCTACATCCGTGTCAGCGGTCTTGTCACGGAGGCGCGGGAAACGGCGGATGAGCAGGACTTTGTGATTCGCTATTAA
- the aroQ gene encoding type II 3-dehydroquinate dehydratase gives MSKILVLNGPNLNLLGKREPEIYGAATLADINEVLRERAAKAGAAIEFFQSNHEGALVDAVQNAEGSADFILLNAAAFTHYSIALRDAIAAVSVPVIEIHLSNIHRREEFRHTSVIASVVMGQVAGFGAESYLGALEIALMKLEAKEKGARR, from the coding sequence TTGTCGAAAATTTTAGTGCTGAACGGTCCGAATCTCAATCTTCTCGGAAAGCGTGAGCCGGAAATCTACGGGGCTGCGACGCTTGCGGACATCAACGAGGTGCTGCGGGAGCGTGCGGCAAAAGCGGGCGCGGCAATCGAGTTCTTTCAGTCGAATCATGAGGGGGCGCTCGTCGATGCCGTGCAGAATGCCGAGGGCAGTGCGGACTTCATCTTGCTGAACGCCGCCGCTTTCACGCACTACAGCATCGCTCTGCGCGATGCGATCGCTGCCGTTTCCGTGCCCGTCATCGAGATTCATCTGTCGAACATCCATCGGCGCGAGGAGTTCCGCCATACGTCGGTGATCGCGTCCGTCGTCATGGGACAGGTTGCGGGATTCGGTGCGGAGAGCTATCTGGGGGCGCTCGAAATCGCTTTGATGAAGCTCGAAGCGAAGGAGAAGGGGGCGAGGCGATGA
- a CDS encoding M24 family metallopeptidase: MSTEKRVERLRTLMKEKGVEAMLVSKVVNLRYFSGFTGDDSLLLITAERELLLTDFRYMEQAKAETAFEVIEQKAGLWQQAAKAVQELGCRSLGFEGRDVSFDTFQAFRKLLPAWQEENFISLALEPLREVKDAEEIACLRKAVEISDRAFDDVLQFLRPGISERAVAAHLEAFMREHGSERPAFTTIVASGVRGSLPHGTASEKLLVAGEFVTMDYGAVYQGYHSDITRTVVLGEASEKHRELYHTVLEAQILGVKSLYVGISGKEADRIVRDFLTQEGYGENFGHGLGHSVGLEIHEEPRLSPKSRAEHLAEGMVVTVEPGVYLPGWGGLRIEDTVLLEERGGVPLTKAAKHLIEITQG; encoded by the coding sequence ATGAGCACGGAAAAGCGCGTAGAGCGTCTGCGCACCCTCATGAAGGAGAAGGGCGTCGAGGCGATGCTCGTGAGCAAGGTCGTGAACCTGCGCTACTTCAGCGGCTTTACGGGCGACGATTCGCTTCTCCTCATCACGGCGGAGCGCGAACTGCTGCTCACGGATTTTCGCTATATGGAGCAGGCGAAGGCAGAAACTGCTTTCGAGGTCATCGAGCAGAAGGCGGGGCTTTGGCAGCAAGCGGCGAAGGCGGTGCAGGAGCTTGGCTGCCGCTCGCTGGGCTTCGAGGGAAGGGATGTCTCCTTTGATACGTTCCAAGCGTTTCGGAAGCTCTTGCCCGCCTGGCAGGAGGAGAATTTCATCAGCCTCGCGCTTGAGCCGCTGCGCGAGGTCAAGGACGCCGAGGAGATTGCCTGCCTGAGAAAAGCCGTGGAGATCAGCGACCGCGCGTTTGACGACGTGCTGCAATTCCTGCGCCCCGGTATCTCGGAGCGTGCGGTTGCCGCGCATCTGGAGGCGTTCATGCGCGAGCATGGATCGGAACGTCCCGCCTTCACGACGATCGTGGCATCGGGCGTGCGCGGCAGCCTGCCGCATGGAACTGCATCAGAAAAGTTGCTTGTTGCGGGCGAATTTGTTACAATGGACTATGGTGCTGTTTACCAAGGGTATCATTCCGATATCACGCGCACCGTCGTCTTGGGCGAAGCGTCCGAAAAGCACAGGGAACTTTACCACACGGTGCTTGAGGCGCAGATCCTCGGTGTAAAGAGTCTCTATGTCGGCATCTCGGGCAAGGAGGCTGACCGAATCGTGCGCGATTTCCTCACGCAGGAGGGCTATGGCGAGAACTTCGGTCATGGACTCGGTCACAGCGTCGGTCTGGAGATTCACGAGGAGCCTCGCCTGTCGCCGAAGAGCAGGGCGGAGCATCTCGCGGAAGGTATGGTCGTCACGGTGGAGCCGGGCGTCTATCTGCCGGGCTGGGGAGGACTGCGCATCGAGGATACGGTGCTCCTGGAGGAGCGGGGCGGCGTGCCGCTGACGAAGGCGGCAAAGCACCTGATTGAGATAACGCAAGGATAG
- the efp gene encoding elongation factor P, which translates to MISSTDFRTGLTIEIDGGVWQVVEFQHVKPGKGAAFVRTKIKNVETGAVVERTFNPNEKMPAARLDTRKMQYLYEADGMYTFMDTENYEQTELSKDQLGDALNYLQENMEVNLQTFKDRIIGITLPTSVNLKVTECEPSVKGNTATGATKMATVETGYVVRVPLFVNEGDVLRIDTRTGNYIERA; encoded by the coding sequence ATGATTTCAAGCACAGATTTTCGTACAGGTCTCACGATCGAGATTGACGGCGGCGTTTGGCAGGTTGTCGAGTTTCAGCATGTGAAGCCGGGCAAGGGTGCGGCGTTCGTGCGCACGAAGATCAAGAACGTCGAGACGGGAGCCGTCGTCGAGCGTACGTTCAACCCGAACGAAAAGATGCCTGCGGCGCGCCTCGATACGCGCAAGATGCAGTACCTCTATGAAGCCGACGGCATGTATACGTTCATGGATACGGAGAACTACGAGCAGACGGAACTGAGCAAGGATCAGCTCGGCGACGCCCTGAACTACCTGCAGGAAAATATGGAAGTTAATTTGCAGACATTCAAGGATCGCATCATTGGCATCACGCTGCCGACGTCTGTCAATCTCAAGGTCACGGAGTGTGAGCCGAGCGTCAAGGGCAATACGGCGACGGGCGCGACAAAGATGGCGACAGTCGAGACGGGCTACGTCGTGCGCGTGCCACTCTTCGTCAATGAGGGCGATGTCCTGCGCATCGACACGCGTACGGGCAATTACATCGAACGCGCCTGA
- a CDS encoding Asp23/Gls24 family envelope stress response protein, translating into MAEEVSMSKKGAIGSIRIADEVVGIIAGLAATEIDGVAGMSGGIAGGIAEMLGKKSFTKGVKVEVGEKETAVDLYMIVKYGARVPDVAIAVQENVKKAIENMTGLTVVEVNVHVQGVSFAEETEEEDARVH; encoded by the coding sequence ATGGCAGAGGAAGTCAGCATGAGCAAGAAGGGTGCGATCGGTTCGATCCGCATCGCCGACGAGGTCGTGGGCATCATCGCGGGACTCGCCGCGACGGAGATTGACGGCGTCGCGGGCATGAGCGGCGGCATCGCCGGCGGCATCGCCGAAATGCTCGGCAAGAAGAGTTTCACGAAGGGTGTGAAGGTCGAGGTTGGCGAGAAGGAGACGGCGGTCGATCTCTACATGATCGTGAAGTACGGCGCGCGCGTTCCCGATGTAGCTATTGCTGTGCAGGAAAACGTCAAGAAGGCGATCGAGAACATGACGGGGCTGACCGTCGTCGAAGTCAACGTCCATGTGCAGGGTGTGAGTTTCGCTGAGGAAACAGAGGAAGAGGACGCGCGCGTCCACTGA
- the amaP gene encoding alkaline shock response membrane anchor protein AmaP, whose protein sequence is MGIINRFLLFLYALAVACLSLGIVALALQIVPEPILLNEYRYLMGAQQWQLVAGGVLVFLLSIHLIGCSFSGGSDKREGGEFLVLHGKVGDVGVSLGAVHNLVEQTVQAVSGVRSLQVKVSVAKKAAKDGAQLSLRLAIVIGKEANAAAVSDDIRTEVRRAMQETMGVDEFSLDIVVEDISNAPLTKKKRVV, encoded by the coding sequence ATGGGGATCATCAACCGCTTTCTTTTGTTCCTTTACGCGCTCGCCGTCGCGTGTCTTTCGCTGGGAATCGTGGCTCTTGCCTTGCAGATCGTGCCCGAACCGATCCTGCTCAACGAGTATCGCTACCTGATGGGAGCGCAGCAATGGCAGCTGGTTGCGGGAGGCGTCCTTGTATTTCTTCTAAGCATACATCTGATCGGCTGCAGCTTTTCGGGTGGCTCAGATAAACGGGAGGGCGGCGAATTCCTCGTGCTCCATGGCAAGGTGGGCGATGTCGGCGTCTCGCTCGGCGCCGTCCACAATCTCGTGGAGCAGACGGTGCAGGCCGTTTCGGGCGTCCGGAGTCTCCAGGTGAAGGTTTCCGTCGCGAAGAAGGCCGCGAAGGACGGGGCGCAGCTCTCCCTTCGCCTCGCTATCGTCATAGGCAAGGAGGCGAATGCCGCCGCTGTTTCCGATGATATTCGCACGGAAGTCCGCCGCGCTATGCAGGAAACGATGGGTGTCGATGAGTTTTCGCTGGACATTGTCGTCGAAGATATTTCCAATGCGCCGCTGACGAAGAAGAAGCGCGTCGTTTGA
- a CDS encoding DUF2273 domain-containing protein, whose translation MGEEKTCPFKAFFEAHAPALLPHRGKIGGVFFGALFGLAVLIFGFWQTFFVLFCCLVGLLVGVRIDHDIRLRDVEDFFDEMFPYRQRYRRHRFRE comes from the coding sequence ATGGGTGAGGAAAAGACATGCCCGTTCAAGGCTTTTTTTGAAGCGCACGCGCCCGCGCTCCTGCCGCATCGCGGCAAGATCGGCGGCGTGTTTTTCGGGGCGCTTTTTGGTCTCGCTGTACTTATCTTCGGCTTCTGGCAGACGTTCTTCGTGCTCTTCTGCTGCCTTGTCGGGCTGCTCGTTGGCGTTCGCATCGATCATGATATTCGTCTGCGCGATGTGGAAGATTTTTTTGATGAGATGTTTCCCTATCGGCAGCGTTATCGGCGGCATCGCTTCAGGGAATGA
- the nusB gene encoding transcription antitermination factor NusB produces the protein MSRRQAREAALQTLFQLELNPPSEVASEEACQMWALDAAVEEMPVETKRDYSYAASLVRGTREHLAAIDEEIAASTHDWKLDRMTGVDRNIVRIALYEMKYGAEKVDVGIAINEAVELAKKFGTDDSSRYVNGILGGLAR, from the coding sequence ATGAGTCGTAGACAGGCGCGCGAGGCGGCGCTTCAGACGTTGTTCCAACTGGAGCTCAATCCGCCGTCGGAGGTGGCTTCCGAAGAGGCGTGCCAGATGTGGGCGCTCGATGCGGCGGTTGAGGAAATGCCCGTTGAGACGAAGCGGGATTATAGCTATGCAGCTTCCCTCGTGCGCGGTACGCGCGAGCATCTCGCCGCCATCGATGAGGAGATCGCCGCGTCCACGCATGATTGGAAGCTCGACCGCATGACAGGCGTCGACCGCAACATCGTCCGCATCGCGCTCTACGAGATGAAGTACGGTGCGGAGAAGGTAGATGTCGGCATCGCCATCAACGAAGCGGTCGAGCTGGCGAAGAAATTTGGCACGGATGATTCCAGTCGCTACGTCAACGGGATCTTGGGCGGACTGGCAAGGTGA
- the xseA gene encoding exodeoxyribonuclease VII large subunit: protein MTVHSVSALTQYIKSMFQSEGLLRNVSVEGELSNYKMYASGHCYFTLKDETASLKGVMFKSRARLLRFQPENGMKVVATGEVSVYERDGAYQLYVERLLPVGAGELSVAFEQLKARLAAEGLFNEEHKKPLPPFPRTIGIVTSLSGAVLRDIYRVSKRRDANVRLVLYPTLVQGEGAAAEIAAAIRFFNEKYPVDLLIVGRGGGSAEDLWAFNEEPVVRAIYDSVIPVISAVGHETDTTLSDYASDVRAATPSQAAELAVPETAALIRRIGECEMRLQKAVKSRLYYERERVERLGGFFLKRPPQALLAERRQRLDMAAEALDRGMRRALLEKQHAFQVAAEKLEMLNPLHVIRRGYSVVEKDGATVRSVKELVAGDGILVRLADGSFDAVVGGLREGGL, encoded by the coding sequence TTGACGGTTCACAGCGTATCTGCGCTCACGCAGTACATCAAGAGCATGTTCCAGTCGGAAGGATTGCTGCGCAATGTTTCCGTCGAGGGTGAGCTGTCCAATTACAAGATGTACGCTTCGGGACATTGCTATTTCACGCTGAAGGATGAGACGGCGTCTCTGAAGGGCGTAATGTTCAAGAGCCGTGCGCGGCTGCTGCGTTTTCAGCCGGAAAACGGCATGAAAGTCGTCGCCACGGGCGAGGTTTCCGTCTACGAGCGCGACGGCGCCTATCAGCTCTATGTCGAGCGCCTTCTGCCCGTGGGGGCGGGCGAACTGAGCGTCGCCTTCGAGCAGCTGAAGGCTCGTCTTGCCGCCGAGGGGCTTTTCAATGAGGAACACAAGAAGCCTCTGCCGCCGTTTCCTCGCACGATCGGTATCGTGACGTCCCTTTCGGGCGCAGTGCTGCGCGACATTTACCGCGTTTCCAAACGGCGTGATGCGAATGTTCGCTTGGTTCTTTATCCGACGCTCGTGCAGGGCGAGGGCGCGGCGGCTGAGATTGCTGCCGCCATCCGCTTCTTCAATGAGAAGTACCCCGTCGACCTTTTGATCGTCGGCAGAGGCGGCGGATCGGCGGAAGATTTGTGGGCTTTCAATGAGGAGCCTGTCGTGCGTGCGATCTATGACTCCGTGATTCCCGTCATTTCTGCCGTCGGTCATGAGACGGATACGACTCTTTCCGACTATGCGAGTGATGTGCGTGCGGCGACGCCGTCGCAGGCGGCGGAACTCGCCGTGCCCGAGACAGCGGCGCTCATTCGACGCATTGGCGAATGCGAGATGCGTCTCCAAAAGGCGGTGAAGAGCCGTCTTTACTACGAGCGCGAGCGCGTGGAGCGTCTGGGCGGCTTCTTCCTGAAGCGTCCGCCGCAGGCGCTCCTAGCCGAGCGTCGTCAAAGGCTCGACATGGCGGCAGAAGCGCTCGACCGCGGGATGCGCCGCGCCCTGCTGGAAAAGCAGCATGCCTTTCAGGTCGCAGCGGAAAAGCTCGAGATGCTCAATCCGCTGCACGTCATACGGCGCGGCTACAGCGTTGTGGAGAAAGATGGTGCGACCGTGCGCAGTGTAAAGGAGCTTGTCGCTGGAGATGGGATCCTCGTGCGCCTTGCCGACGGCAGCTTTGACGCCGTCGTCGGAGGTTTGCGAGAAGGAGGTTTATGA
- the xseB gene encoding exodeoxyribonuclease VII small subunit, giving the protein MMPRKKTPSFEQALAELEELVQAMESGDLSLEQLMDNYAKGVELAKFCMTSLDRAEKAMDVVLKEKGGAVEEFRLEIEGDAREF; this is encoded by the coding sequence ATGATGCCGAGAAAGAAGACGCCGTCCTTTGAGCAAGCGCTCGCGGAGCTGGAAGAACTCGTGCAGGCGATGGAAAGCGGCGATTTGAGCTTGGAACAGCTCATGGACAATTATGCGAAGGGCGTGGAGCTTGCGAAGTTCTGCATGACTTCGCTCGATCGTGCGGAAAAGGCGATGGATGTCGTGCTCAAGGAAAAGGGCGGCGCAGTCGAGGAGTTTCGCTTGGAGATTGAGGGGGATGCACGTGAATTTTAA
- a CDS encoding polyprenyl synthetase family protein yields the protein MHVNFKAEWKKRADLVEEGLLRELKKVPAYDETLEKAMEYSLMAGGKRLRPVLLMAAADAVGKDGAAFLTTGCAIEMIHTYSLIHDDLPAMDNDDYRRGKPTNHKVFGDGIAVLAGDALLTLAFEVMLRQEGAAPETLVTVVSEMSRAAGPYGMVGGQVLDLEGEGRRLDLAALRKIHMGKTGALFCAAIRSGAILAGAKEEELAALTLYAERFGLAFQITDDILDVTGDEAAIGKPVGSDVRNEKATYVTLTSLEEAKKLAEDAVNEAVAALDIFGERAAFLRDLALFLLRRKK from the coding sequence ATGCACGTGAATTTTAAGGCGGAATGGAAAAAGCGTGCCGACTTGGTGGAAGAGGGGCTTCTGCGCGAGTTGAAGAAAGTGCCCGCGTATGATGAGACGCTGGAAAAGGCGATGGAATACAGCCTCATGGCGGGCGGCAAACGCCTGCGCCCCGTGCTCCTGATGGCGGCGGCAGATGCCGTCGGCAAGGATGGCGCGGCCTTCTTGACGACGGGATGCGCCATTGAGATGATTCATACGTATTCCTTGATTCACGACGATCTGCCCGCGATGGACAACGACGACTATCGACGCGGCAAGCCCACGAACCACAAGGTTTTTGGCGATGGAATTGCGGTGCTCGCGGGCGACGCTCTGTTGACGCTCGCCTTCGAGGTCATGCTGCGCCAAGAGGGCGCTGCCCCTGAAACCCTCGTCACCGTCGTCTCCGAGATGAGCCGCGCGGCCGGCCCTTACGGCATGGTCGGCGGACAGGTTCTCGACCTTGAGGGCGAGGGCAGGCGTCTCGATCTGGCAGCCCTTCGAAAGATTCACATGGGCAAGACGGGCGCACTGTTTTGCGCCGCCATACGCTCGGGCGCGATTCTGGCGGGCGCGAAGGAGGAGGAACTCGCCGCGCTGACACTTTATGCTGAGCGCTTTGGGCTGGCCTTTCAGATCACGGATGACATCCTCGACGTCACGGGAGACGAGGCGGCGATCGGCAAGCCTGTGGGCAGTGACGTTCGCAACGAGAAGGCGACGTATGTGACGCTGACCTCCCTGGAAGAGGCGAAGAAATTGGCTGAGGATGCAGTAAATGAGGCCGTGGCGGCACTCGACATCTTTGGCGAACGCGCCGCCTTCCTGCGGGATTTGGCGCTGTTTCTGCTCAGACGGAAAAAGTGA